In a single window of the Microbacterium sp. SL75 genome:
- a CDS encoding LLM class flavin-dependent oxidoreductase, with protein MSETSSWPGMQFGVMTVSDITQDPTTGKTPSEAQRIKDTLTIAKHTEEVGLDVFALGEHHNPPFWSSSPTTTLAYIAAQTERLILTTSTTLITTNDPVKIAEDFAMLQHVSGGRADLMLGRGNTGPVYPWFGKDIRQGLPLTIENYDLLHKLWREDVVDWEGKFRTPLQGFTSTPRPLDGVPPFVWHGSIRTPEIAEQAAYYGNGFFANNIFWPKEHYQRLITLYRERFAHYGHGTPQQAIVGLGGQVFMRANSQDAVREFRPYFDNAPVYGHGPSLEDFSEMTPLTVGSPQQIIDRYAAMRETFGDYQRQLFLIDHAGLPTKTVLEQLDILGSEVVPVLRKELQVNRPAEVPDAPTHANQVEKIYAGAAPRQAVPAANRGDNLTAGSPYQDAARAGSAFGAAATKVGA; from the coding sequence ATGAGTGAGACGAGCAGCTGGCCCGGAATGCAGTTCGGTGTCATGACGGTGAGCGACATCACCCAGGACCCGACGACCGGCAAGACGCCGAGCGAAGCTCAGCGCATCAAGGACACCCTCACGATCGCCAAGCACACCGAAGAGGTCGGCCTCGACGTCTTCGCCCTCGGCGAGCACCACAATCCGCCGTTCTGGTCGTCGTCGCCCACGACGACGCTCGCCTACATCGCGGCTCAGACCGAGCGCCTCATCCTCACGACCTCGACGACGCTCATCACCACCAACGACCCGGTGAAGATCGCCGAAGACTTCGCGATGCTGCAGCACGTGTCGGGCGGTCGCGCCGACCTCATGCTCGGTCGCGGGAACACCGGCCCGGTCTACCCGTGGTTCGGCAAGGACATCCGTCAGGGGCTGCCCCTCACCATCGAGAACTACGACCTGCTGCACAAGCTGTGGCGTGAGGACGTCGTCGACTGGGAGGGCAAGTTCCGCACCCCGCTGCAGGGCTTCACCTCGACCCCGCGTCCGCTCGACGGCGTGCCCCCGTTCGTGTGGCACGGCTCGATCCGCACCCCCGAGATCGCCGAGCAGGCCGCGTACTACGGCAACGGCTTCTTCGCGAACAACATCTTCTGGCCCAAGGAGCACTACCAGCGCCTCATCACGCTCTACCGCGAACGCTTCGCCCACTACGGTCACGGCACGCCCCAGCAGGCGATCGTCGGCCTCGGCGGCCAGGTGTTCATGCGCGCCAACTCGCAGGACGCGGTGCGCGAGTTCCGCCCCTACTTCGACAACGCGCCGGTCTACGGCCACGGCCCGAGCCTCGAGGACTTCAGCGAGATGACTCCGCTGACCGTCGGCTCGCCCCAGCAGATCATCGACCGCTACGCCGCGATGCGCGAGACATTCGGCGACTACCAGCGTCAGCTCTTCCTGATCGACCACGCGGGTCTTCCCACCAAGACCGTGCTCGAGCAGCTCGACATCCTCGGTTCCGAGGTCGTGCCGGTGCTGCGCAAGGAACTGCAGGTGAACCGCCCGGCCGAGGTGCCCGACGCGCCGACGCACGCCAACCAGGTCGAGAAGATCTACGCCGGTGCGGCCCCGCGTCAGGCCGTTCCCGCCGCGAACCGCGGAGACAACCTCACCGCGGGCAGCCCGTACCAGGATGCCGCCCGCGCGGGCAGCGCGTTCGGTGCCGCCGCGACGAAGGTCGGTGCCTGA
- a CDS encoding FMN reductase has protein sequence MAARRIAVITAGLSTPSSTRMLGDRLSHAALAELRERGIDATSDVFELRDYAHDLTDNLLTGFAPPALEQMINTVVSADGIIAVTPIFSTSYSGLFKSFIDVLDPQALSGTPVLIGANAGTARHSLAIDYAIRPLFTYLHANPVPTGVFAASNDWGANADEVAPLGSRVDRGAREFADAIAAREPVRDADPFDPSSYLGEGRSFGHLLGGLSGE, from the coding sequence ATGGCCGCTCGCCGCATCGCGGTCATCACCGCGGGGCTCTCGACGCCCTCGTCGACGCGCATGCTCGGCGACCGTCTCTCTCACGCAGCCCTTGCCGAGCTCCGCGAGCGCGGTATCGACGCCACGAGCGACGTATTCGAGCTGCGCGACTACGCCCACGACCTGACCGACAACCTGCTCACCGGCTTCGCGCCACCGGCGCTCGAGCAGATGATCAACACGGTCGTCTCGGCCGACGGCATCATCGCCGTCACGCCGATCTTCTCGACGAGCTACTCGGGTCTGTTCAAGTCGTTCATCGACGTGCTCGACCCCCAGGCTCTCAGCGGAACGCCCGTGCTGATCGGCGCGAACGCCGGCACCGCTCGGCATTCCCTTGCGATCGACTACGCGATCCGCCCGTTGTTCACCTACCTGCACGCCAACCCCGTGCCGACCGGCGTGTTCGCCGCCTCGAATGACTGGGGGGCGAACGCCGACGAGGTGGCCCCGCTCGGCTCCCGCGTCGACCGCGGTGCGCGGGAGTTCGCGGACGCCATCGCCGCCCGCGAGCCGGTGCGCGACGCCGATCCGTTCGACCCCTCGTCGTATCTCGGCGAGGGCCGGTCGTTCGGTCACCTACTGGGTGGTCTGTCGGGGGAGTGA
- a CDS encoding class I SAM-dependent methyltransferase, translated as MDATQWDERYRASAGGVWAAEPPAVVREIVSALRPGTAIDVATGDGRTAVWLAARGWGCIGIDFSAAGLALAAARPGGDAVTWTHADVHEWEPPAPVGLVVSCYLHLPDSAAAVARIAEWVAPGGTLVVIGHDVENIAAGGHGPSDPAILYTPELLRGALDDRFRIERCERITRTTADAELRGGHGSAAIDTLLHAVRVD; from the coding sequence ATGGATGCCACGCAGTGGGACGAGCGATACCGCGCTTCCGCCGGGGGTGTGTGGGCCGCAGAGCCTCCCGCCGTGGTGCGCGAGATCGTCTCCGCGCTTCGTCCCGGAACGGCCATCGACGTCGCGACGGGCGACGGACGTACCGCCGTCTGGCTCGCCGCCCGCGGTTGGGGCTGCATCGGGATCGACTTCTCGGCGGCGGGGCTCGCGCTCGCCGCGGCTCGACCCGGCGGTGACGCCGTCACCTGGACCCACGCCGATGTGCACGAGTGGGAGCCGCCGGCACCGGTCGGCCTCGTCGTCTCGTGCTATCTGCACCTGCCCGACAGCGCGGCCGCGGTCGCGCGGATCGCGGAATGGGTCGCGCCCGGGGGAACGCTCGTCGTGATCGGCCACGACGTCGAGAACATCGCGGCGGGTGGTCACGGTCCGTCTGACCCCGCGATCCTGTACACCCCGGAGCTGCTGCGCGGTGCGCTCGACGACCGGTTCCGCATCGAGCGCTGCGAGCGGATCACCCGGACGACCGCGGATGCCGAGCTGCGTGGCGGACACGGCTCCGCGGCGATCGACACGTTGCTGCACGCGGTGCGGGTGGACTGA
- a CDS encoding DNA/RNA non-specific endonuclease, producing MSDGYDPDFLGIPLPLPAPAAATTRLDYPRFSVLIDERRRFAAVTGVVIDGATLREQPRTGEWRLDPRVPDDAQAGPEVYSRNDLDRGHLVRRRDPGWGSAAEARDATEATFFYTNAAPQAAGFNQSKELWLGLEDHVLAYAETTDQRLAVFTAPVLDDDDPPYRGIRVPLRFWKIAAWRQGETLAAAGFVLDQTSLVDTRQGLTVPPLGAFRTFQAPIADIATEAGIDVGPLAAADTFIRRGLRPVAARELRSVQEIEL from the coding sequence ATGAGCGACGGCTACGACCCGGACTTCCTCGGCATCCCCCTCCCGCTTCCCGCGCCCGCCGCGGCGACCACGCGGCTCGACTATCCGAGATTCTCGGTGCTGATCGACGAACGGCGCCGATTCGCGGCGGTCACCGGCGTCGTGATCGACGGCGCGACCCTGCGCGAGCAACCACGGACGGGCGAGTGGCGTCTCGACCCGCGGGTGCCCGACGACGCGCAGGCCGGGCCCGAGGTCTACAGCCGCAACGACCTCGACCGCGGTCACCTGGTGCGCCGCCGCGACCCCGGCTGGGGCTCCGCGGCCGAAGCTCGGGATGCCACCGAGGCCACGTTCTTCTACACGAACGCCGCCCCGCAAGCGGCCGGATTCAACCAATCGAAAGAACTGTGGCTCGGGCTCGAAGACCACGTCCTGGCCTACGCCGAGACCACCGATCAGCGGCTGGCGGTGTTCACGGCACCTGTGCTCGACGACGACGATCCGCCGTACCGCGGCATCCGGGTGCCACTGCGGTTCTGGAAGATCGCGGCGTGGCGGCAGGGCGAGACGCTGGCCGCGGCCGGATTCGTGCTCGATCAGACCTCGCTCGTCGACACGCGCCAGGGGCTGACGGTGCCGCCGCTCGGCGCGTTCCGCACGTTCCAAGCCCCGATCGCCGACATCGCCACAGAGGCGGGTATCGACGTCGGCCCCCTGGCCGCGGCCGACACGTTCATCCGGCGCGGGCTGCGGCCGGTCGCGGCGCGGGAGTTGCGGAGCGTGCAGGAGATCGAGCTGTGA
- a CDS encoding fructosamine kinase family protein — protein MEQLVKTRVDAPAGFFAAEAAGLRWLAAAGGARIARVIAVGEDRIALERIAEAAPTRAAAADFGAALAATHAAGADAFGSPPPGWEGDIFIGRRSQEARPESAWGAFYAAQRVEPFVPIAVAAGNLSASGAEVVRRACGLIADGAFDDDEPPARLHGDLWAGNVLWAAEGVVLIDPAAHGGHRETDLAMLELFGCPFLDDILAAYDNAHPLREGWRARVPLHQLHPLAVHAAGHGPSYGRALVSAAERTLALV, from the coding sequence ATGGAACAGCTCGTGAAGACCCGCGTCGACGCGCCCGCCGGATTCTTCGCCGCCGAAGCTGCGGGGCTGCGATGGCTCGCGGCGGCCGGGGGAGCGCGCATCGCACGGGTCATCGCCGTCGGCGAGGACCGGATCGCTCTCGAGCGCATCGCGGAGGCCGCGCCGACTCGCGCGGCCGCGGCGGACTTCGGGGCGGCGCTTGCCGCGACCCATGCGGCCGGGGCCGATGCCTTCGGCTCACCGCCGCCCGGATGGGAGGGGGACATCTTCATCGGTCGGCGCTCGCAAGAGGCGCGTCCCGAATCCGCGTGGGGCGCGTTCTACGCGGCTCAGCGCGTGGAGCCGTTCGTGCCCATCGCGGTCGCGGCGGGCAACCTGTCGGCATCCGGTGCCGAGGTCGTCCGACGGGCGTGCGGCCTGATCGCCGACGGCGCCTTCGACGACGACGAGCCGCCTGCCCGCCTGCATGGCGACCTGTGGGCGGGCAACGTGCTCTGGGCTGCGGAGGGCGTGGTGCTCATCGACCCCGCGGCGCACGGCGGGCATCGCGAGACCGACCTCGCGATGCTGGAGCTGTTCGGGTGCCCGTTCCTCGACGACATCCTCGCCGCGTACGACAACGCACACCCCCTGCGGGAGGGATGGCGAGCCCGTGTGCCGCTCCATCAGCTGCATCCGCTCGCGGTGCACGCGGCGGGCCACGGCCCCTCGTACGGGCGGGCGCTCGTCAGCGCCGCGGAGCGCACGCTCGCATTGGTGTGA
- a CDS encoding ATP-binding protein, producing MTSPVFPFTAVVGQDDLRHALTLCAVDPAVGGVLALGDRGTGKSTTVRGLAQLLAREDLDMPVVDLPLGASEDRVLGSLDIDRALRGEVAYAPGLLAAAHGGILYIDEVNLLDDYLVDLLLDVAASGVNTVERDGMSHTHPARFVLVGSGNPEEGELRPQLEDRFGLSTPVATIRDVEQRWEIVRRRLAFERDPHGFLAEWAEREERLAARIRLARDRCADVDLEDDLLEAAVRLCVDAGAVGHRAELVLVRAARAAAALAGRPAVTVHDLAAVAVPALQHRTPRTALEPVSVAAARVRVAATAVLGRRVA from the coding sequence ATGACCTCACCCGTCTTCCCTTTCACCGCCGTCGTCGGTCAGGACGATCTGCGACACGCTCTCACGCTGTGCGCCGTCGATCCGGCAGTGGGAGGCGTGCTGGCGCTGGGCGACCGCGGAACGGGGAAGTCGACGACCGTGCGCGGGCTCGCTCAGCTGCTCGCGCGTGAGGATCTCGACATGCCGGTCGTCGATCTGCCGCTCGGCGCGAGCGAAGACCGCGTGCTCGGATCGCTCGACATCGACCGGGCGCTCCGCGGTGAGGTCGCCTACGCACCGGGCCTGCTCGCGGCGGCGCACGGCGGCATCCTGTACATCGACGAGGTCAACCTGCTCGACGACTACCTCGTCGACCTGCTGCTCGACGTCGCCGCCTCGGGGGTGAACACCGTCGAGCGCGACGGTATGAGTCACACGCACCCCGCGCGGTTCGTGCTCGTGGGCAGCGGCAATCCCGAAGAGGGTGAGCTGCGCCCCCAGTTGGAGGACCGCTTCGGACTGTCGACGCCGGTCGCGACGATCCGCGACGTCGAGCAGAGGTGGGAGATCGTGCGCCGACGCTTGGCGTTCGAGCGCGATCCGCACGGTTTCCTCGCGGAGTGGGCCGAGCGGGAGGAACGCCTCGCCGCGCGGATCCGCCTCGCTCGTGACCGGTGCGCCGACGTCGACCTCGAAGACGACCTGCTCGAGGCCGCCGTCCGCCTCTGCGTCGACGCGGGAGCGGTGGGGCACCGCGCGGAGCTCGTCCTCGTGCGAGCCGCCCGGGCGGCCGCGGCGCTCGCGGGACGCCCCGCGGTCACCGTCCACGACCTCGCCGCCGTGGCGGTTCCCGCTCTGCAGCACCGCACGCCGCGCACCGCCCTCGAGCCGGTATCGGTCGCCGCCGCCCGCGTGCGGGTCGCCGCGACCGCGGTGCTGGGGCGGCGCGTTGCCTGA
- a CDS encoding VWA domain-containing protein has translation MAELRAEIAGDTFLAPAAHAVIEAWRSGAPFGLALTGDAQRAEQVFRSLRPQASLVVRRADADEPPPKTARVLALFPEGTTLPGTVRRLCTVVVDVGGRVAPGRRPAGEDEAGLWRRVVRVLATHGVHDGAIDVAACVLASTLVSEGWKGDPVALVRAMIAVPHGRAVRASGDGDVEATDGASDEVPNGTDAAEPPGEWVVGAEGGDSADGEDETAVEGSGGEEQSADGGEAAAPEAGSGGEDTSADAGPATDEAAEQVCAAEPSADDGGESPREAGDPRAPTSDAAPATTSADGAPEAGVATHDPGESPSARAVALADPTLSDTVVRATVRAGRSARRGAMRAGSGRGRPGRVVAPERAGGRIAILPTLQRALRRHATTGATGELALARDDLRGRLRNEPTASHTVIVVDGSSSMGTAGAAHARRVADAALAHVYRDRGDVSIVLAAGSFSRVVQQRTARTSRARATLQRASAQGGGGTPLADAVRCALEQFGDAPRERCRLVIVSDGQATVDLVGRADPSTATADLRAQLDRATARAARTVFVPLDPRGWAPLDRTLAPFRAAGVTVSSD, from the coding sequence GTGGCAGAGCTCCGAGCGGAGATCGCGGGGGACACCTTCCTCGCGCCCGCTGCTCACGCGGTGATCGAGGCGTGGCGCTCCGGTGCCCCGTTCGGTCTCGCGCTGACGGGTGACGCCCAGCGCGCCGAGCAGGTGTTCCGCTCTCTGCGGCCGCAGGCCTCCCTGGTCGTTCGGCGAGCGGATGCGGACGAGCCGCCCCCGAAGACCGCCCGGGTCCTCGCGCTGTTCCCCGAGGGGACGACGCTGCCCGGCACGGTGCGCCGCCTCTGCACCGTCGTCGTCGACGTGGGTGGACGGGTGGCACCGGGGCGGAGGCCGGCGGGCGAGGATGAAGCGGGACTGTGGCGTCGTGTCGTCAGGGTGCTGGCGACGCACGGTGTGCACGACGGGGCGATCGACGTCGCGGCCTGCGTCCTGGCATCCACCCTCGTCTCGGAGGGATGGAAAGGCGACCCCGTCGCCCTCGTGCGCGCGATGATCGCCGTCCCCCACGGGCGGGCGGTGCGGGCGAGCGGCGACGGCGACGTCGAAGCGACGGACGGCGCATCGGACGAGGTGCCGAACGGGACGGATGCCGCTGAGCCGCCCGGTGAGTGGGTGGTGGGCGCGGAGGGGGGCGACAGCGCCGACGGCGAGGACGAGACGGCGGTGGAAGGGAGCGGGGGCGAGGAGCAGTCCGCGGATGGGGGTGAAGCCGCCGCGCCCGAGGCCGGCAGTGGGGGAGAGGACACGTCGGCGGACGCGGGTCCGGCGACCGACGAGGCGGCGGAGCAGGTCTGCGCCGCGGAGCCCTCGGCCGATGACGGCGGGGAGAGCCCCCGCGAGGCGGGCGACCCGCGTGCCCCGACGTCCGACGCCGCGCCGGCCACGACATCGGCCGACGGGGCGCCCGAAGCCGGTGTGGCGACCCACGATCCCGGCGAGAGCCCCTCCGCCCGTGCCGTCGCGCTCGCCGACCCCACCCTGAGCGACACCGTCGTTCGAGCGACGGTGCGGGCGGGGCGGAGCGCGCGTCGCGGTGCCATGCGGGCGGGTAGCGGTCGGGGCCGGCCCGGTCGCGTCGTCGCCCCGGAGAGGGCGGGCGGGCGCATCGCGATCCTCCCCACTCTGCAACGCGCTCTGCGCCGGCACGCGACGACCGGCGCGACGGGTGAGCTCGCCCTCGCTCGCGACGACCTGCGCGGGCGTCTGCGGAACGAGCCCACGGCATCGCACACGGTGATCGTGGTCGACGGCTCATCGTCGATGGGAACGGCCGGAGCCGCGCACGCGCGCCGCGTCGCGGACGCCGCCCTCGCGCACGTCTACCGGGACCGGGGCGATGTGAGCATCGTGCTCGCGGCCGGGTCGTTCTCGCGTGTGGTGCAGCAGCGCACCGCCCGCACGTCCCGCGCTCGTGCGACCCTTCAGCGCGCGAGCGCCCAGGGCGGTGGCGGCACGCCCCTCGCGGATGCCGTCAGATGCGCTCTGGAGCAGTTCGGAGACGCGCCGCGCGAGCGCTGCCGCCTCGTGATCGTCAGCGATGGTCAAGCGACGGTCGACCTCGTCGGGCGCGCAGACCCGTCGACCGCGACGGCCGATCTTCGCGCCCAGCTCGATCGCGCGACGGCGCGCGCCGCGCGCACCGTGTTCGTGCCGCTCGATCCGCGGGGGTGGGCGCCGCTGGATCGCACGCTCGCCCCGTTCCGGGCCGCGGGCGTCACGGTCTCCTCGGACTGA
- a CDS encoding DedA family protein has product MDGVDAGLQAIAASPWALLGMAALVFADAFLVVVPGEAAVTAFGALAVSHGTPPLAGVIVVAGLAAFAGDACCYLVGRTVGVERWAWMRGPRVRAALEWARARLERNAAVVLFTARFVPFARLAVNLAAGTARVNPVRYLGVAALAALAWAAYQAVVGAVVAAVVPGGPVVAVIVSIVVAVGIGVGIDLVLARRARRRSSVEA; this is encoded by the coding sequence ATGGACGGAGTCGACGCCGGGCTGCAGGCGATCGCGGCGAGCCCCTGGGCTCTGCTCGGCATGGCCGCCCTCGTGTTCGCCGACGCGTTCCTGGTCGTCGTGCCGGGAGAGGCGGCGGTGACGGCATTCGGGGCGCTGGCCGTGTCGCACGGGACACCGCCGTTGGCCGGGGTCATCGTCGTCGCCGGGCTCGCCGCCTTCGCGGGAGACGCCTGTTGCTACCTCGTGGGGCGCACCGTCGGCGTCGAACGCTGGGCGTGGATGCGCGGACCCCGCGTGCGCGCGGCGCTCGAGTGGGCCCGGGCGCGCCTCGAGCGCAACGCCGCCGTGGTGCTGTTCACGGCGCGCTTCGTGCCCTTCGCCCGGCTCGCCGTCAACCTTGCTGCGGGCACCGCGCGGGTGAATCCGGTGCGCTACCTCGGCGTCGCGGCGCTGGCGGCCCTGGCGTGGGCGGCGTACCAGGCGGTGGTCGGCGCGGTCGTGGCCGCGGTCGTCCCGGGCGGCCCGGTGGTCGCGGTGATCGTGTCGATCGTCGTGGCGGTCGGGATCGGCGTGGGCATCGATCTCGTGCTGGCGCGGCGAGCGCGACGCCGGTCGAGCGTGGAAGCGTGA
- a CDS encoding GDSL-type esterase/lipase family protein: MRVALLAESFLPHMNGVTGSVLHVLRHLAEAGHETLVIAPKSGDVTADLHGARTELLRSVPLPSYPEVRVVFARAARLGALLRDFEPDVVHLASPFVLGWQGLAAADALKIPSVAVYQTDVVAYSQKYGLPHATALVAGHVARLHRRATLTLAPSSASTRQLEELGVDRIRRWGRGVDAVRFAPEHRDDAWRARIAPNGERIIGYVGRLAPEKQVDDLRALADLPDTRLVIVGDGPSRPALERAIPDAVFTGHLDGAELASTLAGFDVFVHPGESETFGQTIQEALSSGVPVVATGVGGPLDLVRSSVDGWLYKPGDLDDLRTRVADLIGDESKRRAFARAARDSVEGRTWSALTGALIEHYRDAVALRRVDDSLLRRTSPRPAGMTASRTRGRWTRFVALGDSLTEGLCDASRMPSGQFRGWADRLAELLAGTTDQGPFRYANLAVRSRRVRHLIDEQIPAALELKPDLVSILIGANDLVGPAPVLPALVAEVESAVRAVRRSGADVLLVTTFLPRRPAARIFARRFAAYNVHVRRIAAEQGAILLDLEAVGEIGEASMWADDLVHLSSAGHRLVAYRAAEALGVPDARALLGLDEALHADDAERSRGTWLTRDALPWVWRRLRGRTAGDGIVAKHTGLVELPTRGDRQRADAV, from the coding sequence GTGAGAGTCGCGCTGCTGGCCGAATCCTTCCTGCCGCACATGAACGGGGTCACCGGTTCCGTTCTCCACGTTCTGCGCCATCTCGCCGAGGCGGGGCACGAGACGCTGGTCATCGCCCCCAAGTCCGGCGACGTCACCGCCGACCTGCACGGAGCCCGCACCGAGCTGCTGCGCTCGGTGCCGCTGCCCTCCTATCCCGAGGTGCGCGTGGTGTTCGCCCGAGCGGCGCGCCTGGGCGCGCTGCTGCGCGACTTCGAACCCGACGTCGTGCATCTGGCATCCCCCTTCGTGCTCGGCTGGCAGGGGCTCGCCGCCGCCGACGCGCTCAAGATCCCCTCGGTCGCCGTCTATCAGACCGACGTCGTCGCCTACTCCCAGAAGTACGGCCTCCCGCACGCCACGGCCCTCGTCGCGGGCCACGTCGCGCGCCTGCACCGCCGCGCGACTCTGACGCTCGCCCCGTCGTCGGCCTCGACCCGTCAGCTCGAAGAGCTGGGCGTCGACCGCATCCGCCGGTGGGGCAGGGGAGTGGATGCCGTGCGCTTCGCCCCTGAGCACCGCGACGACGCGTGGCGAGCGCGGATCGCGCCGAACGGCGAGCGCATCATCGGCTACGTCGGGCGTCTCGCCCCCGAGAAGCAGGTCGACGACCTGCGTGCCCTCGCCGACCTGCCCGATACGCGCCTGGTGATCGTGGGGGACGGACCGTCGCGTCCGGCGCTGGAGCGGGCGATACCGGATGCCGTGTTCACGGGCCACCTGGATGGCGCCGAGCTCGCATCGACCCTCGCGGGCTTCGACGTGTTCGTGCATCCGGGGGAGAGCGAGACGTTCGGCCAGACGATCCAGGAGGCGCTCTCGAGCGGTGTCCCGGTGGTCGCCACCGGCGTGGGCGGGCCGCTGGATCTCGTGCGCTCGAGCGTGGACGGGTGGTTGTACAAGCCCGGCGACCTCGACGATCTGCGCACCCGGGTCGCGGACCTCATCGGTGACGAGTCGAAGCGCCGCGCCTTCGCCCGTGCGGCGCGCGACTCGGTCGAGGGGCGGACATGGTCGGCCCTGACCGGGGCACTGATCGAGCACTACCGCGACGCCGTGGCTCTGCGCCGCGTCGACGACAGTCTGCTGCGGCGTACGAGCCCACGACCGGCGGGCATGACGGCATCCCGAACCCGAGGGCGGTGGACGCGCTTCGTGGCCCTGGGTGATTCGCTCACGGAGGGTCTGTGCGACGCGTCGCGCATGCCGTCGGGGCAGTTCCGCGGGTGGGCGGATCGCCTCGCCGAGCTGCTCGCGGGCACCACGGATCAGGGGCCGTTCCGCTACGCGAACCTCGCCGTGCGCAGCCGGCGGGTGCGACACCTCATCGACGAGCAGATCCCTGCCGCGCTCGAGCTGAAACCCGATCTCGTGTCGATCCTCATCGGGGCGAACGACCTCGTCGGCCCCGCCCCGGTGCTGCCGGCCCTGGTGGCCGAGGTCGAGTCGGCGGTGCGGGCGGTCCGCCGCAGCGGCGCCGACGTTCTGCTGGTCACGACGTTCCTCCCGCGCCGGCCCGCGGCGCGCATCTTCGCCCGGCGTTTCGCCGCGTACAACGTGCACGTGCGCCGCATCGCGGCCGAGCAGGGCGCCATCCTGCTCGATCTCGAGGCGGTGGGCGAGATCGGTGAGGCGTCGATGTGGGCCGACGACCTCGTGCACCTCAGCTCGGCCGGGCACCGCCTCGTCGCCTACCGGGCGGCGGAGGCGCTGGGCGTGCCGGATGCGCGAGCGCTGCTCGGACTCGACGAGGCTCTGCACGCCGACGACGCCGAGCGGTCGCGAGGGACCTGGCTTACACGCGACGCGCTGCCGTGGGTGTGGCGGCGCCTGCGCGGGCGCACCGCGGGAGACGGGATCGTCGCCAAGCACACCGGCCTCGTCGAGCTGCCGACCCGCGGCGATCGCCAGCGCGCCGACGCGGTGTGA